A genomic window from Klebsiella quasipneumoniae subsp. quasipneumoniae includes:
- the glk gene encoding glucokinase: MTKFALVGDVGGTNARLALCDLASGEISRAKTYSGLDYPSLEAVVRVYLEEHQVTVSEGCIAIACPITGDWVAMTNHTWAFSIAEMKRNLGFAHLEIINDFTAVSMAIPMLKAEHLIQFGGSAPVAGKPIAVYGAGTGLGVAHLVHVDKRWVSLPGEGGHVDFAPNSEEEGIILEELRAELGHVSAERVLSGPGLVNLYRAIVKSDGRLPENLQPREVTERALADSCTDCRRALSLFCVIMGRFGGNLALTLGTFGGVYIAGGIVPRFLEFFKASGFRGGFEDKGRFKAYVQDIPVYLIVHDNPGLLGSGAHLRQTLGQVL; the protein is encoded by the coding sequence ATGACAAAATTTGCTTTAGTAGGAGATGTCGGGGGGACCAACGCCCGCCTGGCGCTGTGTGATCTGGCGAGCGGAGAGATCTCTCGTGCAAAGACCTATTCCGGGCTCGATTACCCCAGTCTGGAGGCGGTGGTACGCGTCTATCTCGAGGAGCATCAGGTGACGGTCAGCGAAGGCTGTATCGCTATCGCCTGCCCGATCACCGGCGACTGGGTGGCGATGACCAACCATACCTGGGCCTTCTCCATCGCCGAGATGAAGCGCAACCTTGGCTTTGCGCACCTGGAGATTATTAACGATTTCACCGCCGTTTCAATGGCCATCCCGATGCTGAAAGCCGAGCACCTGATTCAGTTCGGCGGCAGCGCGCCGGTAGCCGGCAAACCGATCGCCGTTTATGGCGCCGGAACCGGGCTGGGCGTAGCCCATCTGGTACACGTTGATAAACGCTGGGTCAGTCTGCCGGGCGAAGGCGGCCATGTCGATTTTGCGCCGAACAGCGAAGAAGAGGGCATTATTCTGGAAGAGCTGCGCGCTGAGCTGGGGCATGTCTCCGCAGAACGCGTCCTCTCCGGTCCTGGTCTGGTCAACCTTTATCGCGCGATAGTCAAATCGGATGGTCGACTGCCGGAGAACCTGCAGCCGCGTGAGGTCACCGAGCGGGCGCTGGCGGATAGCTGCACCGACTGTCGCCGGGCGCTGTCGCTGTTCTGCGTCATTATGGGGCGCTTCGGTGGAAACCTGGCGCTGACCCTGGGGACGTTTGGCGGCGTCTATATCGCTGGCGGCATCGTGCCGCGCTTCCTGGAGTTCTTTAAAGCCTCCGGCTTCCGCGGCGGTTTTGAGGACAAAGGTCGTTTTAAAGCCTATGTCCAGGATATCCCGGTTTACCTGATCGTGCATGACAACCCAGGCCTGCTGGGCTCCGGCGCGCATCTGCGTCAGACGCTGGGTCAAGTGCTGTAA
- a CDS encoding sensor histidine kinase — protein sequence MHEIFTMMLAVYDRAALMLICLFFLIRLRLFRELLHKSAHTPKELLAVTAIFSLFALFSTWSGVPVEGSLVNVRIIAVMSGGILFGPWVGAIVGVIAGVHRYLIDIDGVTAVPCFITSIIAGLLSGLINRKVARDQRWKIGILAGMVCETLTMILVVIWAPSLSLGVDIVSKIGIPMILGSVCIGFIVLLVQSVEGEKEASAARQAKLALDIANKTLPLFRQVNSDSLRQVCDIIRRDITADAVAITNTEHVLAYVGVGEANYQHHNDVISPTTRQAIRYGKIIIKNNDEAHRTPEIHSLMVIPLWEKGVVTGTLKIYYCHAHRITSTLQEMAIGLSQIISTQLEVSRAEQLREMANKAELRALQSKINPHFLFNALNAISSSIRLNPDTARQLIFNLSRYLRYNIELKDDEQIDIKRELYQIKDYIAIEQARFGDKLTVIYDIDDDVSCVIPSLLIQPLVENAIVHGIQPCKGKGVVTIGINECGNRVRISVRDTGNGIDPAVVARVEADEMPGNKIGLLNVHHRVKLLYGEGLHIRTLTPGTEIAFYVPNHSTPQALTESLLS from the coding sequence ATGCACGAAATCTTTACTATGATGCTGGCGGTCTATGATCGTGCGGCCCTGATGCTTATTTGCCTGTTTTTTCTCATTCGCCTGCGCCTGTTCCGCGAACTGTTGCATAAGTCGGCGCATACGCCGAAAGAGCTGCTGGCTGTCACCGCCATTTTCTCGCTGTTCGCGCTCTTCAGTACCTGGTCCGGTGTGCCGGTGGAAGGATCGCTGGTAAACGTGCGCATCATCGCCGTGATGTCCGGCGGGATCCTGTTTGGTCCCTGGGTGGGGGCCATTGTCGGGGTGATTGCCGGTGTGCACCGCTATCTGATTGATATTGACGGCGTGACCGCCGTGCCCTGCTTTATCACCAGCATCATCGCCGGCCTGCTGTCGGGGTTGATTAACCGCAAAGTGGCCCGCGATCAACGCTGGAAAATCGGCATTCTGGCCGGAATGGTCTGCGAGACTCTGACCATGATCCTGGTGGTGATCTGGGCCCCTTCCCTCAGCCTCGGCGTGGATATTGTCTCGAAAATTGGTATCCCGATGATCCTCGGCAGCGTCTGCATCGGTTTTATCGTGCTGCTGGTGCAGAGCGTGGAAGGGGAAAAGGAGGCCAGCGCCGCGCGGCAGGCGAAACTGGCGCTCGACATTGCCAACAAAACCCTGCCGCTGTTCCGTCAGGTCAACAGCGATTCTCTGCGCCAGGTTTGCGACATTATCCGCCGCGACATTACCGCCGACGCGGTGGCGATCACCAATACGGAACACGTGCTGGCCTACGTGGGCGTCGGTGAAGCCAACTATCAACATCATAACGATGTCATCAGTCCCACCACCCGACAGGCCATCCGTTATGGAAAAATCATTATTAAAAACAATGATGAAGCCCACCGCACGCCGGAGATCCACTCCTTGATGGTCATTCCGCTGTGGGAAAAAGGGGTGGTCACCGGTACGCTAAAAATCTATTACTGCCACGCCCATCGCATCACCTCGACGCTGCAGGAGATGGCGATAGGCCTGTCACAAATCATCTCCACCCAGCTGGAGGTTTCCCGCGCCGAACAGCTACGGGAGATGGCCAACAAAGCGGAGCTGCGCGCTCTGCAAAGCAAGATTAACCCGCACTTTTTATTCAATGCCCTGAACGCGATCTCCTCCTCGATTCGCCTTAATCCGGACACCGCGCGCCAGCTCATTTTTAATCTGTCGCGCTATCTGCGCTATAACATCGAATTAAAAGACGATGAGCAGATTGATATCAAACGAGAGCTGTATCAGATCAAAGATTACATCGCCATTGAACAGGCGCGATTCGGCGACAAACTGACGGTTATCTATGATATTGACGACGACGTCAGCTGCGTGATCCCAAGCCTGCTTATCCAGCCTCTGGTGGAAAATGCCATTGTGCACGGCATTCAGCCGTGTAAAGGGAAAGGCGTAGTGACGATCGGCATCAATGAGTGCGGTAATCGGGTTCGCATCAGCGTTCGCGACACCGGCAACGGCATCGATCCCGCCGTGGTCGCCCGCGTGGAAGCCGATGAAATGCCGGGTAACAAAATCGGCCTGCTCAACGTTCATCATCGGGTGAAACTTCTCTATGGCGAGGGGCTGCATATCCGCACCCTGACGCCAGGAACGGAGATCGCTTTTTATGTCCCCAATCACTCTACGCCGCAGGCGCTGACGGAGTCTCTGTTGTCATGA
- a CDS encoding DUF2502 domain-containing protein, with translation MFRSLILAAVLLAAAPLVANAGEITLLPSIKLQIGDRDNYGNYWDGGSWRDRDYWRRHYEWRDNRWHRHDNGWHKGWYKGRDKAWERGYRAGWSDRDDRRGGWGRGPGGRGHGHGHGHH, from the coding sequence ATGTTCAGGTCACTGATTCTGGCAGCAGTACTGCTGGCCGCAGCGCCATTAGTCGCTAACGCTGGTGAAATCACCCTGTTGCCATCGATAAAATTACAAATTGGCGATCGTGACAATTACGGTAACTACTGGGACGGTGGCAGCTGGCGCGACCGTGATTACTGGCGTCGTCACTATGAATGGCGTGATAACCGTTGGCATCGTCATGACAACGGCTGGCACAAAGGCTGGTACAAAGGCAGAGATAAAGCCTGGGAGCGCGGCTATCGCGCGGGCTGGAGCGACCGCGACGATCGCCGCGGCGGCTGGGGACGTGGTCCCGGCGGGCGCGGTCACGGTCATGGACATGGCCATCACTAA
- a CDS encoding LytR/AlgR family response regulator transcription factor translates to MKVIIVEDEFLAQQELSWLINTHSQMEIVGSFDDGLDVLKFLQHNKVDAIFLDINIPSLDGVLLAQNISQFAHKPFIVFITAWKEHAVEAFELEAFDYILKPYQESRIINMLQKLTAAWQQQNNAASGLTSVAPRENDTINLIKDERIIVTSIHDIYYAEAHEKMTFVYTRRESFVMPMNITEFCSKLPTAHFFRCHRSYCVNLSKIREIEPWFNNTYVLRLRDLEFQVPVSRSKVKEFRQLMNL, encoded by the coding sequence ATGAAAGTTATCATTGTGGAAGATGAGTTTCTGGCCCAACAGGAACTCTCCTGGCTTATCAACACCCACAGCCAGATGGAGATCGTCGGCAGCTTTGACGACGGACTGGACGTGCTGAAATTTCTCCAGCACAACAAGGTCGACGCCATCTTTCTCGATATCAATATTCCATCGCTGGACGGCGTTCTGCTGGCGCAGAACATCAGCCAGTTCGCCCATAAGCCTTTTATCGTCTTTATCACCGCGTGGAAAGAACACGCCGTGGAAGCCTTTGAGCTGGAGGCGTTTGACTACATTCTGAAGCCCTACCAGGAGTCGCGCATCATCAATATGCTGCAGAAGCTGACCGCCGCCTGGCAGCAGCAAAATAACGCCGCTTCCGGGTTAACCAGCGTGGCGCCTCGGGAAAACGACACCATCAATCTGATAAAAGATGAGCGGATCATCGTCACCAGCATTCATGATATCTATTATGCCGAGGCGCACGAGAAGATGACCTTCGTCTACACTCGCCGGGAGTCATTCGTCATGCCGATGAACATTACCGAATTCTGCAGCAAACTGCCCACCGCACATTTCTTTCGCTGTCACCGCTCGTACTGTGTGAATCTCAGCAAAATTCGGGAAATTGAGCCGTGGTTTAACAATACCTATGTGCTACGCCTGCGCGACCTGGAGTTTCAGGTTCCGGTCAGTCGCAGTAAAGTGAAAGAGTTTCGCCAGCTGATGAATCTGTAG
- the alaC gene encoding alanine transaminase — translation MAESSPERRFTRIDRLPPYVFNITAELKMAARRRGEDIIDFSMGNPDGATPPHIVEKLCTVAQRPDTHGYSTSRGIPRLRRAISRWYEERYNVDIDPESEAIVTIGSKEGLAHLMLATLDHGDTVLVPNPSYPIHIYGAVIAGAQVRSVPLVEGVDFFNELERAIRESYPKPKMMILGFPSNPTAQCVELDFFEKVVALAKQYDILVVHDLAYADIVYDGWKAPSIMQVPGARDVAVEFFTLSKSYNMAGWRIGFMVGNKTLVNALARIKSYHDYGTFTPLQVAAIAALEGDQQCVRDIAEQYKRRRDVLVKGLHEAGWMVECPKASMYVWAKIPEPYADMGSLEFAKKLLNEAKVCVSPGIGFGDYGDTHVRFALIENRDRTRQAIRGIKAMFRADGLLPVAS, via the coding sequence ATGGCTGAATCCAGTCCTGAACGCCGTTTTACGCGTATCGATCGTCTCCCCCCGTACGTTTTTAATATTACTGCCGAACTGAAAATGGCTGCGCGCCGGCGCGGCGAAGATATTATCGATTTCAGTATGGGCAATCCCGATGGCGCGACGCCGCCGCATATCGTGGAAAAACTCTGCACCGTCGCCCAGCGGCCTGACACCCATGGTTACTCTACCTCGCGGGGGATCCCACGCCTGCGTCGCGCTATTTCGCGCTGGTATGAAGAACGCTATAACGTCGATATCGATCCGGAATCGGAAGCGATCGTCACCATTGGTTCGAAAGAGGGGCTGGCGCACCTGATGCTGGCGACGCTGGATCATGGCGACACCGTGCTGGTGCCGAACCCCAGCTACCCGATCCATATCTACGGCGCGGTGATTGCCGGGGCGCAGGTGCGCTCGGTGCCGCTGGTGGAAGGGGTGGATTTCTTTAACGAACTGGAACGCGCCATCCGCGAGAGCTATCCGAAGCCGAAGATGATGATCCTTGGCTTTCCCTCAAATCCGACCGCGCAGTGCGTCGAGCTGGATTTCTTTGAAAAGGTTGTCGCCCTGGCGAAGCAGTATGACATCCTGGTCGTCCACGATCTGGCCTATGCCGATATCGTGTATGACGGCTGGAAAGCGCCCTCCATCATGCAGGTGCCCGGCGCGCGCGATGTCGCCGTCGAGTTCTTTACCCTGTCGAAAAGCTATAACATGGCCGGCTGGCGCATTGGCTTTATGGTCGGCAATAAGACCCTGGTGAACGCGCTTGCCCGCATCAAAAGCTACCATGACTACGGCACGTTTACGCCGCTGCAGGTGGCGGCGATCGCTGCCCTGGAGGGCGATCAGCAATGCGTGCGGGATATCGCTGAACAGTATAAGCGCCGCCGCGATGTGCTGGTGAAAGGGCTCCATGAGGCCGGCTGGATGGTGGAGTGTCCGAAAGCGTCCATGTACGTCTGGGCGAAAATTCCGGAACCTTATGCCGACATGGGCTCGCTGGAGTTCGCGAAAAAGCTGCTTAACGAAGCGAAGGTTTGCGTTTCTCCGGGGATTGGCTTTGGCGATTATGGCGATACCCATGTCCGCTTCGCGCTGATCGAGAACCGGGACCGGACGCGTCAGGCGATCCGCGGCATTAAGGCGATGTTCCGCGCGGATGGCTTGCTGCCCGTCGCGAGCTAG
- a CDS encoding Nramp family divalent metal transporter, with protein MTSSRVENSSSRAARKVKLALMGPAFVAAIGYIDPGNFATNIQAGASFGYQLLWVVVWANLMAMLIQVLSAKLGIATGKNLAEQIRDHYPRPVVWFYWVQAEIIAMATDLAEFIGAAIGFKLVLGVSLLQGAVLTGVATFLILMLQRRGQKPLEKVIGGLLLFVAVAYVVELIFSQPALAPLTKGLAIPTLPNGEAVFLAAGVLGATIMPHVIYLHSSLTQHLHGGTRKERYNATRWDVAIAMTIAGFVNLAMMATAAAAFHFNGHTGVADLDQAYRTLEPLLSHAAATIFGLSLVAAGLSSTVVGTLAGQVVMQGFIRFHIPLWFRRAVTMLPSFVVILLGLDPTRILVMSQVLLSFGIALALVPLLIFTSNAKLMGDLVNTRWVRGIGWAIVAIVVSLNGWLIVGSLLGVD; from the coding sequence ATGACTAGCAGTCGCGTTGAGAATAGCAGTAGTCGCGCCGCGCGCAAGGTGAAGCTCGCCTTAATGGGGCCAGCTTTCGTCGCTGCCATTGGCTATATCGATCCGGGTAATTTCGCCACGAATATTCAGGCTGGCGCCAGCTTTGGCTATCAGCTGCTGTGGGTGGTGGTATGGGCCAACCTGATGGCAATGCTGATCCAGGTGCTCTCTGCCAAACTCGGCATTGCCACCGGTAAAAACCTGGCCGAGCAGATCCGCGACCATTACCCGCGCCCGGTAGTGTGGTTTTACTGGGTGCAGGCGGAAATCATCGCCATGGCCACCGACCTGGCCGAATTTATCGGCGCTGCGATTGGCTTTAAGCTGGTGCTGGGCGTATCGCTTCTGCAAGGGGCGGTGCTGACCGGGGTGGCGACCTTCCTGATCCTGATGCTGCAGCGGCGCGGACAAAAACCGCTGGAGAAGGTGATTGGCGGCTTGCTGCTGTTTGTTGCCGTCGCCTATGTCGTTGAGTTGATCTTTTCCCAGCCCGCGCTGGCTCCCCTGACCAAAGGGCTGGCGATCCCTACGCTGCCCAACGGCGAGGCGGTATTCTTAGCCGCCGGGGTGCTGGGGGCCACCATTATGCCGCACGTGATCTACTTACACTCCTCGCTTACCCAGCACCTGCACGGCGGGACGCGAAAAGAGCGCTATAACGCGACCCGCTGGGATGTGGCGATCGCCATGACCATTGCCGGGTTCGTCAACCTGGCGATGATGGCGACCGCCGCGGCGGCATTCCATTTCAATGGCCATACCGGCGTCGCCGATCTTGATCAGGCTTACAGAACGCTGGAGCCGCTGCTGAGCCATGCGGCGGCGACCATCTTTGGCCTCAGCCTGGTCGCTGCAGGTTTATCATCGACGGTGGTGGGGACTCTCGCAGGTCAGGTGGTCATGCAGGGCTTCATTCGCTTTCATATTCCGCTGTGGTTTCGCCGGGCGGTCACTATGCTGCCGTCGTTTGTCGTCATTCTGCTGGGGCTGGATCCAACGCGCATCCTGGTGATGAGTCAGGTGTTGCTGAGCTTTGGTATTGCGCTTGCCCTGGTACCGCTGCTGATATTTACCAGCAATGCAAAGCTAATGGGAGACCTGGTGAATACCCGCTGGGTGAGAGGCATCGGCTGGGCGATAGTCGCGATTGTGGTGAGCCTGAACGGCTGGTTAATTGTGGGATCGCTGCTCGGGGTGGATTAA
- a CDS encoding alpha-keto acid decarboxylase family protein: protein MQPTYTIGDYLLDRLVDCGIDRLFGVPGDYNLQFLDRVIAHNALGWVGCANELNAAYAADGYARIKGAGALLTTYGVGELSALNGVAGSYAEHIPVLHIVGAPSTGAQQRGELLHHTLGDGDFRHFARMSEQITCSQALLTAGNACHEIDRVLRDMLTHHRPGYLMLPADVARAAAIAPAQRLLVEAAPADENQLAGFCEHASRLLRGSRRISLLADFLAQRYGLQNTLREWVAKTPVAHATMLMGKGLFDEQQRGFVGTYSGIASAPQTREAIENADTIICIGTRFTDTITAGFTQHLARDKTIEIQPFAVRVGDHWFSGVPMDQALAALMTLSAPLAAEWAAPQVVAPEVEEGADGELTQKNFWATVQGGLRPGDIILADQGTAAFGIAALKLPSEASLIVQPLWGSIGFTLPAAYGAQTAAAERRVVLIVGDGAAQLTIQEMGSMLRDKQKPLILLLNNEGYTVERAIHGPEQRYNDIALWDWRRLPEAFAPDVASRCWRVTHTDELREAMAESITSDTLTLVEVMLPKMDIPDFLRAVTQALEERNSRV, encoded by the coding sequence ATGCAACCGACTTACACTATTGGGGATTATCTGCTGGATCGCCTCGTCGACTGCGGTATTGACCGCTTGTTCGGCGTGCCGGGAGATTACAACTTACAGTTTCTCGACCGGGTCATTGCGCACAATGCGTTGGGGTGGGTCGGCTGCGCCAACGAGCTCAATGCGGCCTATGCTGCTGACGGTTATGCACGCATTAAGGGAGCCGGTGCGTTACTAACAACCTACGGCGTCGGCGAATTGAGCGCCCTGAACGGCGTGGCGGGCAGCTATGCGGAGCATATTCCGGTATTACATATCGTCGGCGCGCCCTCCACTGGCGCTCAGCAGCGCGGCGAACTGCTGCATCACACCCTGGGCGACGGCGATTTCCGCCATTTTGCGCGGATGAGCGAGCAGATCACCTGTAGCCAGGCGCTGCTGACCGCCGGTAACGCCTGCCATGAGATCGACCGTGTTCTGCGCGATATGCTGACGCATCATCGGCCTGGCTATCTGATGCTGCCGGCCGATGTCGCCAGAGCGGCAGCGATTGCCCCAGCGCAGCGCTTGCTGGTGGAGGCCGCTCCGGCGGATGAAAACCAGCTCGCCGGATTCTGCGAGCATGCCAGCCGCCTGCTGCGGGGCAGTCGACGCATCTCCCTGCTGGCGGACTTCCTCGCGCAACGCTATGGCCTGCAAAACACGCTCCGGGAATGGGTAGCGAAAACCCCCGTCGCCCACGCCACCATGCTAATGGGCAAGGGGCTGTTCGATGAGCAGCAGAGAGGTTTTGTCGGCACCTACAGCGGTATCGCCAGCGCGCCGCAGACCCGGGAGGCCATCGAAAACGCCGACACCATCATCTGCATCGGCACGCGCTTCACCGACACCATCACCGCGGGATTCACCCAGCATCTGGCGCGGGATAAGACGATAGAGATCCAGCCCTTCGCGGTCAGGGTGGGCGATCACTGGTTCAGCGGCGTGCCGATGGATCAGGCACTGGCTGCGCTGATGACCCTTTCCGCACCGCTGGCGGCGGAGTGGGCTGCGCCTCAGGTCGTGGCGCCGGAAGTGGAGGAGGGGGCCGACGGCGAACTCACGCAGAAAAATTTCTGGGCGACGGTGCAGGGGGGGCTGCGTCCCGGCGATATTATTCTCGCCGACCAGGGGACGGCCGCCTTCGGCATTGCCGCGCTGAAGCTGCCGTCAGAGGCGTCGCTGATCGTCCAGCCGCTGTGGGGCTCGATTGGTTTTACCCTCCCGGCCGCCTATGGCGCGCAAACCGCGGCGGCAGAGCGGCGGGTGGTGCTGATCGTCGGCGATGGCGCCGCCCAGCTGACGATTCAGGAGATGGGCTCTATGCTGCGCGATAAGCAAAAGCCGCTTATTCTGCTGCTGAATAACGAAGGGTATACCGTGGAGCGGGCGATTCACGGCCCGGAGCAGCGCTACAATGACATTGCCCTGTGGGACTGGCGACGCCTGCCGGAAGCCTTCGCCCCGGACGTTGCCTCGCGCTGCTGGCGGGTTACGCACACCGATGAGCTACGGGAGGCGATGGCGGAGAGCATCACCTCCGATACGCTCACCCTGGTGGAAGTGATGCTGCCGAAAATGGATATCCCCGATTTCCTGCGCGCGGTGACGCAGGCGCTGGAGGAACGAAACAGCCGCGTTTAG
- the ypdK gene encoding membrane protein YpdK codes for MKYFFMGLSFMVIVWAGTFALMI; via the coding sequence GTGAAATACTTCTTTATGGGCCTCTCTTTTATGGTCATCGTTTGGGCCGGTACTTTTGCCCTGATGATCTAG
- a CDS encoding ion channel protein, translating into MLHPRARTMLILSVPAILIGIASSLILIGAMKVAALLQRILWSNLPVQFGVSAENPLWIIAILTATGIAVGLVVRYSPGHAGPDPATESLIGAPIATGALPGLLAALILGLAGGVSLGPEHPIMVVNIALAVAVGSRLFPRVSSLDWTILAASGTIGALFGTPVAAALIFSQTLNSSNESPLWDRLFAPMLAAAAGALTTGLFFHPHFTLPLPHYSQMHFVDIVSGMIVALIAIAVGMVAVWCLPRLHTLMHRLKNPILTLGLGGLLLGILGTIGGHLTLFKGLDEMQQLAFSQTLTASDYLLIALVKLAELVLASACGFRGGRIFPAVFVGVALGLMLHAHVAAVPAAITVSCAILGMVLVVTRDGWLSLFMAAVVVPDTTLLPLLCIVMLPAWLLLAGRPLMIARHHTD; encoded by the coding sequence ATGCTCCATCCTCGCGCCAGAACAATGCTGATCCTGTCGGTGCCGGCAATCCTGATTGGCATCGCCTCCAGTCTGATCCTGATCGGCGCGATGAAGGTTGCCGCGTTGCTGCAGCGCATCCTGTGGAGCAATCTGCCTGTGCAGTTTGGAGTAAGCGCCGAGAACCCGCTGTGGATCATCGCCATTCTCACGGCGACGGGGATCGCGGTGGGCCTGGTCGTCCGTTACAGCCCGGGGCATGCCGGGCCGGACCCGGCGACCGAGTCGTTAATCGGCGCGCCCATTGCCACCGGCGCGCTGCCCGGCCTGCTGGCGGCGCTGATCCTTGGCCTCGCCGGCGGCGTCAGCCTCGGCCCGGAGCATCCGATTATGGTGGTGAATATTGCGCTGGCCGTCGCCGTCGGCTCCCGACTGTTCCCGCGGGTCAGCTCTCTTGACTGGACCATTCTCGCGGCCTCAGGCACCATCGGCGCCCTCTTCGGCACCCCGGTGGCCGCCGCGCTGATTTTTTCGCAAACCCTCAACAGCAGCAACGAGTCGCCGCTATGGGATCGTCTGTTTGCCCCGATGCTTGCCGCCGCCGCGGGCGCGCTGACGACCGGGCTGTTTTTCCACCCCCACTTCACGCTGCCGCTCCCACACTATAGCCAGATGCACTTCGTCGATATTGTCAGCGGCATGATCGTCGCCCTGATCGCTATCGCCGTCGGTATGGTCGCCGTCTGGTGTCTGCCGCGCCTGCACACGCTGATGCACCGCCTGAAAAACCCGATCCTGACGCTGGGCCTCGGCGGCTTGCTGTTAGGGATCCTCGGGACCATTGGCGGACATTTAACGTTGTTTAAGGGGCTGGATGAGATGCAGCAGCTGGCCTTCAGCCAGACGCTGACCGCCTCGGATTATCTGCTCATCGCGCTGGTTAAACTGGCTGAGCTGGTTCTCGCCTCGGCCTGCGGCTTTCGCGGCGGGCGGATTTTCCCCGCGGTCTTCGTCGGCGTGGCGCTGGGACTGATGCTGCATGCCCACGTGGCCGCCGTGCCGGCGGCGATCACCGTCTCCTGCGCGATCCTCGGCATGGTGCTGGTCGTCACCCGCGACGGCTGGCTGAGCCTGTTTATGGCCGCCGTGGTGGTGCCGGACACCACGCTGCTGCCGCTGCTGTGCATTGTGATGCTCCCGGCCTGGCTGCTGCTGGCCGGGAGGCCCTTGATGATTGCCAGACACCATACCGACTAA
- the mgrA gene encoding L-glyceraldehyde 3-phosphate reductase → MVYQASTTRYQTMAYRRCGRSGLQLPAISLGLWHNFGDETRVETSRQMLQHAFDLGITHFDLANNYGPPPGSAESNFGRILKEALLPYRDELIISTKAGYTMWDGPYGDWGSRKYLVASLNQSLQRMGLEYVDIFYHHRPDPETPLTETMRALDHLVRQGKALYVGISNYPLAQAREAVKILNDLGTPCVIHQPRYSMFERGVEEGLLDFLQTEGVGSIAFSPLAGGQLTDRYLNGIPADSRAASSSRFLQPEQLTSARLEKIRQLNTLAEARGQKLSQMALAWVLREEKVTSVLIGASKTAQLDDAVGMLKHRHFSAEECAAIDAILAL, encoded by the coding sequence ATGGTTTACCAGGCAAGTACCACGCGATATCAAACGATGGCCTATCGTCGCTGCGGCCGCAGCGGCCTTCAGCTGCCGGCAATTTCTCTCGGTCTGTGGCATAACTTTGGCGATGAAACGCGGGTGGAAACCAGCCGGCAGATGCTCCAGCACGCATTTGACCTCGGCATTACCCATTTCGACCTGGCCAACAACTATGGGCCGCCGCCGGGCTCGGCGGAGAGCAATTTTGGCCGCATCCTCAAAGAGGCGCTCCTGCCCTATCGCGATGAGTTGATCATCTCCACCAAGGCGGGCTACACAATGTGGGACGGCCCTTACGGCGACTGGGGTTCACGCAAATATCTGGTGGCCAGCCTTAACCAGAGCCTGCAGCGCATGGGGCTGGAATATGTCGATATTTTTTATCATCACCGCCCGGACCCGGAAACACCGCTGACGGAAACGATGCGCGCGCTTGATCACCTTGTCCGCCAGGGTAAAGCGCTGTACGTCGGCATCTCCAACTATCCGCTGGCCCAGGCGCGGGAGGCGGTGAAGATCCTTAACGATCTCGGCACCCCCTGCGTCATTCACCAGCCCCGCTACTCCATGTTTGAACGCGGCGTGGAAGAGGGGCTGCTGGATTTTTTGCAGACGGAAGGGGTGGGAAGTATAGCGTTTTCACCGCTGGCCGGCGGACAGCTCACCGACCGCTATCTCAACGGCATTCCGGCAGACTCACGTGCCGCCAGCAGCAGTCGTTTTCTGCAGCCGGAGCAGCTGACCAGCGCCAGATTAGAAAAAATTCGTCAGCTGAATACGCTGGCGGAAGCACGCGGGCAGAAGCTGTCGCAGATGGCGCTGGCCTGGGTGCTGCGTGAGGAGAAAGTCACCTCCGTACTGATCGGCGCCAGCAAAACCGCCCAGCTGGATGACGCTGTCGGAATGCTGAAACATCGTCATTTCAGCGCCGAAGAGTGCGCCGCGATTGATGCCATCCTGGCGCTGTAA